Genomic window (Salinibacterium sp. M195):
CTCGATGCGTGGGGGCATCTTCTCCGGCGTCGAGGCCACACTCAGCGATGATGAGCAACTTGCCGCGGTAACGGCCGCGGCACAGATGAGCGGGCAGAGCTTGTCCTCTGAAGTGTCAACTGCCGACGCGTATGTTGTCGCAGCGGTGGGGGAGAGCATTGGCCGTTTGGCCGTTCTCGACCTCGGCGTCAAGACCTCAACGCTCAACTATCTGGCCGATCGTGGATTCGATGTACACGTGCTTCCTCAGACCATCACGTTTGACGAATTGCTGGCCATCGAACCGGTCGCCGTCTTCTATTCGAACGGTCCAGGCGACCCGTCGGCATCCGATGCCCACGTCGCCCTCCTCACCGAGGTGCTCAAGAAAGGCTTGCCGTTCTTCGGAATCTGTTTCGGCAACCAGCTTCTCGGTCGCGCCCTCGGCTACGGAACCTACAAGCTGCCGTTCGGCCACCGCGGGATCAACCAGCCAGTGATTGATGTGCAGACGCAGCGCACCGAAATCACCGCCCATAACCACGGCTTTGCCGTAGACGCTCCCATCGGGGAGATTAGCCAGTCGCCAGCAGGTTTCGGTCGCGTCGAAGTTAGTCACGTCAACCTCAACGACAACGTGGTTGAAGGCCTTCGTGCCCTCGACATCCCCGCGTTCTCCGTGCAGTACCACCCCGAGGCGGCCTCAGGCCCCCACGATGCCAATTATCTTTTCGACAGGTTCCGCGACCTTGTTCTCGAGAACGCAAAGGACAGCAAGTAATGCCCAAGAGACAAGACATTTCCTCGGTACTGGTCATCGGTTCCGGCCCGATTGTTATCGGTCAGGCCGCGGAGTTTGACTACTCCGGAACACAAGCCTGCCGCGTGCTGCGCGAAGAGGGCATTCGTGTGATCCTCGTGAACTCGAACCCGGCCACGATCATGACCGACCCTGACTTCGCCGATGCCACGTACATCGAGCCCATCACGTGGGAAGTT
Coding sequences:
- the carA gene encoding glutamine-hydrolyzing carbamoyl-phosphate synthase small subunit, which gives rise to MTFEPAVLVLEDGTRYLGQAYGARGQRIGEVVFATGMTGYQETITDPSYAGQIVVMTAPHIGNTGVNDEDPESSRIWVSGFVVRDASRVVSNYRADGSLDDELTEQSIVGISGVDTRAITRRLRDSGSMRGGIFSGVEATLSDDEQLAAVTAAAQMSGQSLSSEVSTADAYVVAAVGESIGRLAVLDLGVKTSTLNYLADRGFDVHVLPQTITFDELLAIEPVAVFYSNGPGDPSASDAHVALLTEVLKKGLPFFGICFGNQLLGRALGYGTYKLPFGHRGINQPVIDVQTQRTEITAHNHGFAVDAPIGEISQSPAGFGRVEVSHVNLNDNVVEGLRALDIPAFSVQYHPEAASGPHDANYLFDRFRDLVLENAKDSK